AAGGTTTTTCGTTAGTTGAGGATGCAGAAGGAATGTCTGTTTTCTGTCAAGTATTAAAGAAATAATTGCTTTAATTCCAGTTTAAAGGAAAAGGGaacatttaaaaaatagatatctTTGAGtcgcgaggaagggaggaaggtatgaaaggaaggcagggagaaaggaggaagggaggaagaaggagggaagggaagatatgaagagagaaatggagggaacataggaagggagggaaaaatgacagacacacaaggaaggagggagggagaggagggagggaggagggagaaagggagggggaggaatggctggatggatggggagagggagggaagggcggagggaccGAAATGCTTGTTAAGGCAAATTCTTGCGGCGGGGGTTTCCGGAAGCCTTACCGGGACGCAGCGTTTATTGGCCCGGGTCTCTGttggtgtatctatctgtctatctctttattaatttctctctctctctctttctttctttctttctttctctttctctctctctctttctctctttctctctttctctctttctctctttctctctttctctctttctctctctctctcctctctctctctctctctctctctctctctctctctctctctctctctctctctctctctctctctctctctttctctttctctttctctttctctttctctttctctttctctttctctctctctctcttctctctctctctctctctctctctctctctctctctctctctctctctctctctctctctctctctctctctctctctctctctctctctctctctctctctttctttctctctttctttctttctcgctttctctctttctttctcgctttctctctctctctctctctctctctctctctctctctctctctctctctctctctctctctctctctctctctctctctctctctctctctctctctctctctctctccctctccccccctccccccctctctctccccccccatctctctctctatttattcatttatatatgtgtgtgtgtatgtgtgtgtgtgtgtgtgtgtgtgtgtgtgtgtgtgtgtgtgtgtgtgtgtgtgtatgtgtgtgtatgtgtgtgtatgtacaagacGTAGATATATATGGGCCTGTATTAGGACAAATCCATGCAGACATGTATGTTCGTGTACGTACTCACACGGATCTGGAAATGCATGAACGATGGTATACACTGATGTCTACACTGATGTACGTGCGTCTGCTcgtgtatgtatacctgtgtgtattcCCACCTCCCTACCCTGTCGGTTtcagacgcacacatacgcacacttggCTCCGGGTCAGGGCAGCCGACACGTGTCTGCAATGTGCACGACGCTCAATCAGGTGgcggagtgcgtgcgtgtgcgtgtagacgtgtgtctatgtgtgcgtgtgcctgtgtgtctgtgtgcgtttgtctacGTACACGGGAGTGGCCTTGTGTTGCTAAGGTTTCTTCTTTCGGTCACACTTCCGcgatccagcccccccccccccctcattctctttctctttcttctgttgtgTCTCTATgctattctttctttttgctccccccgtctctctctctctctccctcccttcctccctccctcctccctcctcctccctccctccctccctccctccctccctccctccctccctcctccctccctccctccctccccccctcccccctctctctctctttctctctctctctctctctctctctctctctctctctctctctctctctctctctctctctctctctctcatttgacaaggtgattatagttataattttttatcatcatcatcattagcagcctTATtagtttgctattattattattattattattattattactattactaaagattatttttattattattattattattattattattattattattattattattgctgttgttgttggtggtggtgttgttattattatcattattggtcatggtatcattactatattattactatattgttatcattttcttattttgttattgttattttcattgtcattggtattcatactactactacttctactaataatagtaacaataataatgatatcatcatcatcatcatcgtcggcatcaccaccatcatcatcatcatcatcatcattatcattatgattattattgttgttattattatatattattattattaatgttattatcattattgttatcattatcactgatattatcattattgctgctattattgttttgttattaatatcattatttttattagtagtagttttatgattattattatcgttattattatcaatatcactgtatgataaattttgataattatttattattattattatcgttatcattgctattattttttttttattattgttattatttttaccattattgttattatcagtgttcttatttgtattatttttattgttattaattttattaatattgttatcatcattatcatttggttatatctttatcgttattattattattattgtacctcgtcctttctttgtcttcttcttattattgttgttgtttttttgttattattaatataatttttattatcaatatcaccatcatcatcattattatctttattattcatatcattctcagcattatcatcacccacCCTCGCCGAGGAGATTGCAGCTTGTTcacccatttatttttttttagtttgttttttataattattttttattggctTGTTATTTGCCTTCGGAGTTCTCGTTGGCTCCTCGGCTCCCCCTCCGTCGAGAGGCTTGGAAAGTCGGCTGACCTACATCAGGCGCTCGTTTAGGGCCAAGCTGTCGTGTAGTTGAGAGTGTAAGGGTGTGTTTGTATAGGAGGTTGGCTGGATgtgcgctctctgtctctctttatttttttttatttatttatttatttattattatttttttttatgtttctctgctctctgttctcgctctcgctctcgctctcgctctcgctctctctctcgctctcgctctctctctctctctctctctctctctctctctctctctctctctctctctctctctctctctctctctctctctctctctctctctctcgctctctctctctctctctctctctctctctctctctctctctctctctctctctctctctctctctctctctctctctctctctatatatatatatatatatatatatatatgtgtgtgtgtgtgtgtgtgtgtgtgtgtgtgtttgtttgtttgtgtgtgtgtgtgtgtgtgtgtacatattctgtagatagatagatagatagatagatattcgtcCATGTATAGGCCAGTGTTTGGAAttgtacgtatattcatatattcacatgtatacttaaacgcccgcgcgcacacacacacacacacacacacacacacacacacacacacacacacacacacgcacacgcacacgcacacgcacacgcacacgcacacgcacacgcacacgcacacgcacacgcacacgcacacgcacacgcacacgcacacgcacacgcacacacacacacatacacacacacacccgcgcagaTCTATTTGCTTATGCATTTTTGTTGTCGGTAATCAGAGAGCTGAagtcattattttttccctcgGACACATTTATTATAAAGCCTTTATCTGATGTCCTCTTCGCTCCATCGGTTTGCTAAGCCACTGACCTTTCTCAttgcccttctcttcccctctcccctccctttcccacctccctttctcctctcgctgtctctcggcctctctttttctctcttctctcttttattttctctcttttatcttctctcttctctcttctctcttctctcttctctcttctctcttttttattctttctctcccctcccctccccccccccccccccccctcttactacGCCCGTGCTgatccctgtctctcctcccgcAGGCGTACGAGCTGTCGACGCTGACGGGGACGCAGGTGATGCTGCTGGTGGCGAGCGAGACGGGCCACGTGTACACGTTCGCGACGCGGAAGCTGCAGCCGATGATCACGTCGGAGGCGGGCAAGGCGCTGATCCAGACGTGCCTGAACTCGCCGGACCCGCCGCAGGTGTCGTCGCACCAGCACGACCAGCGCATGTCGGCCACGGGCTACGAGGAGACGGAGCTCACCTACGCCGTCAACGAGGACGAGCACAAGGTACGCCAAATGATGTATTCCGCGCCGTCGCTCAATTCGATGCACCAGGGCGGCACCATGGCGTCGCCCTCGcaccacgccgccgccgccgccgccgccgccgccgccgcgctccAGACCCACCACCACCAGCCCCAGTACCACCACCCGCACCCGCCGCCCACCCCGCACCTCTCCacgcccacctccacccaccacatgagccaccaccaccaccacctcagcCAGGCCTCGCCCGGCCACACGGCCCA
Above is a window of Penaeus chinensis breed Huanghai No. 1 chromosome 26, ASM1920278v2, whole genome shotgun sequence DNA encoding:
- the LOC125039024 gene encoding serum response factor homolog A-like, producing MGMVFEFDDAMARMAYELSTLTGTQVMLLVASETGHVYTFATRKLQPMITSEAGKALIQTCLNSPDPPQVSSHQHDQRMSATGYEETELTYAVNEDEHKVRQMMYSAPSLNSMHQGGTMASPSHHAAAAAAAAAAALQTHHHQPQYHHPHPPPTPHLSTPTSTHHMSHHHHHLSQASPGHTAHGAHGDHAGVGLHQHTHLVAPQTPLPSHSPLPPHSPMGAPSPTSPYPSVHHHPHHHIPTHSR